In Felis catus isolate Fca126 chromosome A2, F.catus_Fca126_mat1.0, whole genome shotgun sequence, the following proteins share a genomic window:
- the EBI3 gene encoding interleukin-27 subunit beta isoform X1: MASRLLVLALCVGCSPCIGREAAPTQPRVRCWASRYPMAVDCIWTLPASPLPTRPTYFIATYRLGVAAHGESRPCLQPTPEATSCTIPDVQMFSMVPYILNVTAVQPRGTSSSFVPFVPEHIIKPDPPEGVRLSPIPGQRLWVQWEPPRSWPFPETFSLKYWIRYKHHRSARFRQVGPIEATSFTLRALRPQAKYCIQVAAQDLTDYGEVSDWSLPATASMIWGK; the protein is encoded by the exons ATGGCCTCAAGACTCCTGGTGCTCGCCCTCTGTGTGGGCTGCTCACCCTGCATCGGGAGAGAAG cagcccccacccagcccagggtGCGGTGCTGGGCCTCTAGGTACCCAATGGCCGTGGATTGCATCTGGACCCTGCCGGCCTCTCCGCTCCCCACCAGGCCCACTTACTTCATTGCCACGTACAG GCTGGGCGTGGCTGCCCACGGGGAGAGCCGGCCCTGCCTCCAGCCGACTCCAGAGGCCACCAGCTGCACCATCCCAGACGTCCAGATGTTTTCCATGGTGCCATACATACTCAACGTCACGGCTGTGCAGCCccggggcaccagcagcagcttCGTGCCCTTTGTTCCGGAACACATCA TCAAACCGGACCCTCCAGAAGGCGTCCGCCTGAGCCCCATCCCTGGGCAGCGGCTGTGGGTGCAGTGGGAACCCCCCCGGTCCTGGCCCTTCCCGGAGACCTTCTCACTCAAGTACTGGATCCGATACAAGCATCACAGATCTGCCCGCTTCCGCCAG GTGGGGCCCATTGAAGCCACATCCTTCACCCTCAGGGCTTTGAGGCCCCAGGCCAAGTACTGCATCCAGGTGGCCGCTCAGGACCTCACCGACTATGGGGAAGTGAGTGACTGGAGTCTCCCTGCCACTGCCTCCATGATCTGGGGCAAGTAG
- the EBI3 gene encoding interleukin-27 subunit beta isoform X2, translating into MASRLLVLALCVGCSPCIGREAPTQPRVRCWASRYPMAVDCIWTLPASPLPTRPTYFIATYRLGVAAHGESRPCLQPTPEATSCTIPDVQMFSMVPYILNVTAVQPRGTSSSFVPFVPEHIIKPDPPEGVRLSPIPGQRLWVQWEPPRSWPFPETFSLKYWIRYKHHRSARFRQVGPIEATSFTLRALRPQAKYCIQVAAQDLTDYGEVSDWSLPATASMIWGK; encoded by the exons ATGGCCTCAAGACTCCTGGTGCTCGCCCTCTGTGTGGGCTGCTCACCCTGCATCGGGAGAGAAG cccccacccagcccagggtGCGGTGCTGGGCCTCTAGGTACCCAATGGCCGTGGATTGCATCTGGACCCTGCCGGCCTCTCCGCTCCCCACCAGGCCCACTTACTTCATTGCCACGTACAG GCTGGGCGTGGCTGCCCACGGGGAGAGCCGGCCCTGCCTCCAGCCGACTCCAGAGGCCACCAGCTGCACCATCCCAGACGTCCAGATGTTTTCCATGGTGCCATACATACTCAACGTCACGGCTGTGCAGCCccggggcaccagcagcagcttCGTGCCCTTTGTTCCGGAACACATCA TCAAACCGGACCCTCCAGAAGGCGTCCGCCTGAGCCCCATCCCTGGGCAGCGGCTGTGGGTGCAGTGGGAACCCCCCCGGTCCTGGCCCTTCCCGGAGACCTTCTCACTCAAGTACTGGATCCGATACAAGCATCACAGATCTGCCCGCTTCCGCCAG GTGGGGCCCATTGAAGCCACATCCTTCACCCTCAGGGCTTTGAGGCCCCAGGCCAAGTACTGCATCCAGGTGGCCGCTCAGGACCTCACCGACTATGGGGAAGTGAGTGACTGGAGTCTCCCTGCCACTGCCTCCATGATCTGGGGCAAGTAG
- the YJU2 gene encoding splicing factor YJU2 isoform X1, with protein sequence MSERKVLNKYYPPDFDPSKIPKLKLPKDRQYVVRLMAPFNMRCKTCGEYIYKGKKFNARKETVQNEAYLGLPIFRFYIKCTRCLAEITFKTDPENTDYSMEHGATRNFQAEKLLEEEEKRVQKEREDEELNNPMKVLENRTKDSKLEMEVLENLQELKDLNQRQAHVDFEAMLRQHRLSEEERQKREREEDERETAALVEEARKRRLLEDSDSEEDAAAPAPPRLAPRPNPTAILEEAPKAKRKAESWERSVGTLGNRPPLSGLVVVKKTDPGRSTRQGQASPTPGPRKSGKAADPAPWTPGTSSLSQLGAYSDSEDSSGSS encoded by the exons ATGTCGGAGCGAAAAGTTTTAAAC AAATACTACCCGCCTGACTTTGACCCGTCAAAGATCCCCAAGCTCAAGCTCCCCAAAGATCGGCAGTACGTGGTGAGGTTGATGGCTCCCTTCAACATGAG GTGTAAGACGTGCGGAGAATACATCTACAAGGGCAAGAAATTCAATGCGCGCAAGGAGACGGTGCAGAACGAGGCCTACCTGGGCCTGCCCATCTTCCGTTTCTACATCAAGTGCACGCGGTGCCTGGCAGAGATCACCTTCAAG ACAGACCCAGAGAACACGGACTACAGCATGGAGCACGGGGCCACCCGGAACTTCCAGGCGGAGAagctcctggaggaggaggagaaacggGTTCAGAAGGAGCGGGAAGACGAGGAGCTGAACAACCCCATGAAG GTGCTGGAGAACCGAACCAAGGACTCCAAGCTGGAGATGGAGGTGCTGGAGAACTTGCAGGAGCTCAAGGACCTGAACCAGCGGCAGGCGCACGTGGACTTTGAGGCCATGCTGCGGCAGCACCGCCTGTCcgaggaggagaggcagaagcgGGAGCGGGAGGAGGACGAGAGGGAGACCGC GGCCCTGGTGGAGGAAGCCCGGAAACGAAGGCTGTTGGAGGACTCGGATTCAGAAGAGGACGCTGCTGCTCCTGCCCCGCCACGCCTGGCCCCGCGGCCCAACCCCACCGCcatcctggaggag GCTCCAAAAGccaagaggaaggcagagagctgGGAACGGAGCGTCGGCACCCTTGGCAACAGGCCCCCGCTGTCAGGCCTAGTCGTGGTGAAGAAAACAGACCCGGGTCGCAGCACCAGGCAGGGTCAGGCGTCACCCACCCCCG GCCCCAGGAAGAGCGGGAAGGCGGCTGACCCTGCACCCTGGACGCCCGGCACCTCCTCCCTGAGCCAGCTGGGGGCATATTCGGACAGCGAGGACAGCAGCGGCAGCAGCTGA
- the YJU2 gene encoding splicing factor YJU2 isoform X2 — translation MAPFNMRCKTCGEYIYKGKKFNARKETVQNEAYLGLPIFRFYIKCTRCLAEITFKTDPENTDYSMEHGATRNFQAEKLLEEEEKRVQKEREDEELNNPMKVLENRTKDSKLEMEVLENLQELKDLNQRQAHVDFEAMLRQHRLSEEERQKREREEDERETAALVEEARKRRLLEDSDSEEDAAAPAPPRLAPRPNPTAILEEAPKAKRKAESWERSVGTLGNRPPLSGLVVVKKTDPGRSTRQGQASPTPGPRKSGKAADPAPWTPGTSSLSQLGAYSDSEDSSGSS, via the exons ATGGCTCCCTTCAACATGAG GTGTAAGACGTGCGGAGAATACATCTACAAGGGCAAGAAATTCAATGCGCGCAAGGAGACGGTGCAGAACGAGGCCTACCTGGGCCTGCCCATCTTCCGTTTCTACATCAAGTGCACGCGGTGCCTGGCAGAGATCACCTTCAAG ACAGACCCAGAGAACACGGACTACAGCATGGAGCACGGGGCCACCCGGAACTTCCAGGCGGAGAagctcctggaggaggaggagaaacggGTTCAGAAGGAGCGGGAAGACGAGGAGCTGAACAACCCCATGAAG GTGCTGGAGAACCGAACCAAGGACTCCAAGCTGGAGATGGAGGTGCTGGAGAACTTGCAGGAGCTCAAGGACCTGAACCAGCGGCAGGCGCACGTGGACTTTGAGGCCATGCTGCGGCAGCACCGCCTGTCcgaggaggagaggcagaagcgGGAGCGGGAGGAGGACGAGAGGGAGACCGC GGCCCTGGTGGAGGAAGCCCGGAAACGAAGGCTGTTGGAGGACTCGGATTCAGAAGAGGACGCTGCTGCTCCTGCCCCGCCACGCCTGGCCCCGCGGCCCAACCCCACCGCcatcctggaggag GCTCCAAAAGccaagaggaaggcagagagctgGGAACGGAGCGTCGGCACCCTTGGCAACAGGCCCCCGCTGTCAGGCCTAGTCGTGGTGAAGAAAACAGACCCGGGTCGCAGCACCAGGCAGGGTCAGGCGTCACCCACCCCCG GCCCCAGGAAGAGCGGGAAGGCGGCTGACCCTGCACCCTGGACGCCCGGCACCTCCTCCCTGAGCCAGCTGGGGGCATATTCGGACAGCGAGGACAGCAGCGGCAGCAGCTGA